tatgaactCGTATTCGATTCTTACCGCAAAATTTCAGCAAATACTACAAGTTAGATTAAAAATCTAACCCAATAAATTAAGAAACACCTGCCATCTttgactaaaaacaaaaatttaattctaCACTAGACATACTTGGTCCACCAATTACCTTAATGTTGGGCTGCCATACAAAATAATGAGACCAGATCTAGCTCTCCGTGTGCTCATAATTAGTATATTATAATCCCAAGCATGCATTTGTCTTTAATTGCCCAAAGATCACCCGTGTGATTATACTGATTCCTCACAGAGTCACTGTGACTCGGTTATCCTAATTAAAGATGCTACAATTCCCCCCTTCATTTCACACAGTATTCGTAACAGAAGCATACGTAGTGGTACACCACATATACATCCATGCTGTTAAAAATCTTACAATCCCCCCCACGGAAAAGCCACCTTTCGGCTGCCCATGATCAAGAATTAATGAGACCAGATCTAGCTCTCCGTGTCCTcataattatacatataataaattataataatccaATTACGAAtaactttttcttatttctcacttttttttttaaataccgatatttcatcttctaagtatatatatgtttgaattaaactAAGTTGGAagagctaaaaaaaattaaacaagaagcaacacttttttcttgttttatttggTACATTATTAAAATTGGTTATTGTTCATAAGAATTTTCAAAATGCTATccaaattttaatctaaacatAGCCTAAAAAGCTTCAAAAATAATTTGGACAGATGGTTGGCTATGATTAATTTGCATGGGCTTCAACCTGTATGAGAGATATTGATAACGCCATTCTCTTCATAGTTGatataaacacttttttttggGTGCATGGCCACAAGTAATTTGCACGCGGAACGcaatatttactaaaaaaaagtaatttattgaaggataaaaaattgacaaatattaaaatctttttattagaatagtcttttatccaatgaaatttaaattgttaatataaCACATCATATTAAcatttaatgtattaaaaaatatatttattatgaacttatattctcaatataacaaatcatattaattaaaatttaatgtactaaaaacaatattttatattaacaaaaaatgttgTTAATATCATGCATCATcctcttaattattataaacttgTAACATTTAcactaataatttaaattttttgtttttacaaataCTGtgctaataataatttaatttcatagcaagttattaatatatatatatatatatatatatatatatatatatatatatatatatatatatatatatatatatatatatatatatatattgatcatgattaagaatgagactgaatctcttaaaaaaacattagattTTCAGTTTTATAGTTGCTAATGGGCCTAAATTTTTATGCCATCgtgtttataacattttttttggtttcgAACAATAattagttcttatattttttcattcactaatttatattttctataaaaacctatttatttctataaaatCATAGGTTAATATATTTGTgcattcatttataaaaatataatgttgcTAAATTACTTGatcattgttttattttggattaTAAATTCTTTCTCTGTTGAACAATGAGTTTGACTAGACATTTTGTCAATACCAAAATATTTACTTTGCCcaaaagtattaattatttgaatgtgTATAGCATATAGGAGCAATATATTTTTGCTCAAAACAATTATCCAATTAGAAAAGTACAAAAACTAACTGcaaattttattagataataatCTAGAGCATATGTTTAGGATTAGTTTATTtaagtgtattttttaaaaaataagtgttttttaaaataaaataattctttttgtttttaggaAGTAAATCTTAAttgattcttataaaaatatttatatgaaaactatttttttaaaatttaaataaattgactcttgttttgatttccaactagtattttcttttaaagacaATTCTAATCACCACAATCTCTTTGAGTCTTAACAGAGATTCAAATCTTAATTTGAAATACTGATAAACTAATCCCTAACATTTTGCTAGACCGAGTGTTGATTAATAAGAGCATATCACTTTACGAAAAGATTTCATTAGCATATGTAGGTTAAAATTTACTCGGTTAGTCCTTGATTTAATTATACACACTCGCAACGAAACAGAAGATAAGGCGTAGTCGTACGTTTACAATACATGTTTAAAATCATGCATATCTAGTCTGGTCTGGTCAAGCCACCTTTTCGATCGCACGAAAATGAGACCCCGTCGTGagaattaaataataatctAGCTAGTTATCCAATTGCGAATAACCAAATTAAAAGTCAGTATTCCCACTTACATCAACCCCTATATATAGGTACCAGATTAAGACCTCCCACCTTGCAAATCTCTCACAAACTTCATTTTTCTAAGACTTAAATAACGCATACGTACGTAACCCGAGATAtatattgatcttcattttataaattaattacataCAATCATACATCATACTCAAAGAATTTTAATTAGGCAATCCTCGATCTGATCATAGATTTCTTCATTCATCTGTGAAAATATGGGAAACTGTTGTGAGGCGGCATCATCAATGGAGTGGGACGGCGAGGACTGGAGTGATTTGACGTCCAAGAAGACAAGATCAAGAAAGGTGTTTGACGAAGCTCATGGTCATGGTCATGGGTTGAGACTAGGGAAAGTGCAAAAGGAGAAACTAATGGGATCGCTAAGAGCTTCTCCTGATGCCAATGGGAAGGTGAAGATAAAGATTTCaaagaaagagtttgaagaattgTTGTTGAAGCAAGAACAACATGTTAATAACAAGAAGCAACTAGGGAGAGCTTCTGCAGAACAAGTTCTGCTGCGCTTAATAAACGCCAGAGATAATGATGCTCGTCACAGATTCTGGACGCCCGTGCTAGAGAGTATTCCTGAGCTAGGTTAGTTGATTCAAGATGGTGCTCAAGGATTAATTAATTGCATATAAGTGTAGATAGATCCAGAAGATTTTTTGCATTGGTAATTGTACAGACCACCGTGTTAAATAAGAAATCCACCATTTTTTCCCCAAGCTTTTCATGTAAAATAATAGGATAGAGGTTTGGGGGAATATTTGTAATTCAGTTCATTATTTTTCCAAGTGAATAAGTGATATTAATTGTCTTGTGTGCAAccagatgaaaaataaaagtttgcTTTCTCGTGATTCAgttataaactaaaatatatgaaCTTAATTATCCCGAACCGGAAATAATATCGATCCAGAATCCTTAGAAAGAAGAGACCATATCAAAGATGCGTTTTGTGTAATATACAGGTATTCATGAATCACGTGACACGATAATTAACTTACTTTCCAGAAGCTATAGAAGTATATATgcagattaattatttaataataatttactgGTTTAATTTGTAACTGAAAGGAGTAGGATATTTTAATACTTCAAATAAGGTAAAAAGAGCTGACTTGTACAAGTCCAAGTTTTAGCCAAAGTATCTGATGATCTGGATTGAATATATAGTGATGCCACATATATGTGGAACGAGGGGGGTCCTTCAAGCAATAAGCTGAGGAATAAGGTGAAAAATAATGAAGatcaattctaattaaatatCAATCTATAACGCTTTTAGGTCAACCGTTTTAAAGTCTCTCATGTCAATGTTAACATAGAAGCTAAGTCAACTTATATGGAAGAGTTTCCAAATCTAGCATCTTGTTCTTATAGGATTTGACATAATCTTCTCACTGTGGACGTTCTTTTATGAGCTGAACGGTGATGAGATATATTTGTAATAAAACTCTAACGCCTAAATTAGAGGTATAAAGGTTGGTagatatcaaaatataaattagatttcaatttatttacttGAACCGTGATTATCTACTTATAGAGGTGATATTAGATTATGAGATCTTAATCTTCCTTCTAAGACTGatagttttaaatatatcattttatctttttttttttcctaataattgatagtttttaatattagaaatgcatctttatctttatgttagaagataaattttttttcttatttaaatttatcagaTTCTCTGAATTAGAGTAAACTACTCAGCTGCCACTAAGTATGGAGACTTGTGGAGTCCCAGTAgttcaaatttcaataattttgtaATACATTAATGAATACAAAACATTGTATTTAGGAAGcaataattgattttatgttatcaattaatatttgttagaCTTTTGGCAATAAGATCTAATTAATTAGCATATGCATTGACTTTTTTGCACAAATGTTGTCAATAGAGCATCCACAAAATAATGTTTGCCTTAAAGCTACTATCAAGCAATGAGATTAGTGTCTAAGTTAGGGAAAAT
This region of Glycine soja cultivar W05 chromosome 17, ASM419377v2, whole genome shotgun sequence genomic DNA includes:
- the LOC114391907 gene encoding uncharacterized protein LOC114391907, whose translation is MGNCCEAASSMEWDGEDWSDLTSKKTRSRKVFDEAHGHGHGLRLGKVQKEKLMGSLRASPDANGKVKIKISKKEFEELLLKQEQHVNNKKQLGRASAEQVLLRLINARDNDARHRFWTPVLESIPELG